A region from the Triplophysa rosa linkage group LG4, Trosa_1v2, whole genome shotgun sequence genome encodes:
- the ube2kb gene encoding ubiquitin-conjugating enzyme E2Kb (UBC1 homolog, yeast) translates to MANIAVQRIKREFKEVLKSEETSKNQIKVDLVDENFTELKGEIAGPPDTPYEGGRYQLEIKIPETYPFNPPKVRFITKIWHPNISSVTGAICLDILKDQWAAAMTLRTVLLSLQALLAAAEPDDPQDAVVANQYKQNPEMFKQTARLWSHVYAGAPASCPEYTRKIDKLCAMGFDKNAVIVALSSKSWDVETATELLLSN, encoded by the exons ATGGCAAATATCGCTGTGCAGAGGATCAAACGAGAATTCAAAGAAGTGCTGAAAAGCGAAGAG ACaagtaaaaatcaaataaaagtagACCTGGTGGATGAAAACTTCACAGAGTTAAAGGGAGAAATAGCAGGACCACCAGACACACCGTATGAAG GAGGCAGATATCAGCTAGAGATCAAGATCCCGGAGACATATCCCTTTAATCCACCCAAG GTGCGGTTTATTACGAAGATCTGGCATCCGAATATAAGTTCGGTTACCGGGGCAATATGTTTGGACATTTTAAAAGACCAGTG GGCTGCTGCTATGACACTGCGAACAGTTCTCCTTTCACTACAGGCTCTGTTAGCTGCCGCTGAGCCAGATGATCCACAGGATGCTGTGGTAGCCAATCAG TATAAGCAGAATCcagaaatgtttaaacaaaCCGCTCGGCTTTGGTCCCACGTTTACGCTGGTGCTCCCGCATCCTGTCCCGAGTACACACGCAAAATAGACAAACTTTGTGCAATGGGCTTTGACAAA AATGCAGTAATAGTAGCTTTGTCGTCAAAATCGTGGGATGTGGAGACGGCGACAGAGCTGCTACTAAGCAACTGA